The proteins below are encoded in one region of Rhododendron vialii isolate Sample 1 chromosome 7a, ASM3025357v1:
- the LOC131333339 gene encoding pectinesterase-like translates to MDFTLTIFSSFLITLHFSSPSIASSQRAICYPTPFPSFCESQSPTNYNHSATVCDYGRFFIRRSLETTQNFISLVNAYLGNPYALFQTDIRALGDCGSLLDLNVDFLSATIQNTDSTDYLQSSQAEDMHTLLSAVLTNHQTCSDGIQSSASSSIQSALLGPFENGTMLYSVSLALYKQGWVPGTSKGRWLTERNPPFSAIGSGRKADDRSHLKIPRRSEGNIREATSMRGRKLLQLGGGYVHVNQMAVVRQDGTGDFSTIGDAVAAAPNGTDAGGGYYVIYVVAGVYQEYVSVGSSQTYVMMIGDGIGQTVITGSRNVADGWTTFNCATFAVVGTGFVAVGITIQNTAGAAKYQAVALRNGADLSTFYSCSFEGYQDTLYTHSLRQFYKECDIYGTVDFIFGNAAVVFQNCSIYPRLPMAGQYNTITAQGRTDVNQNTGTSMQNCNIAAAPDLASSSGTVQTFLGRPWKEYSRTVYMYSFMDSLIDPAGWSVWSGDYALDTLFYAECDNYGPGSGTTSRVKWPGYHLMDPTDASNFTASNFVAGDGWLPFTGVPYTGGLM, encoded by the exons ATGGATTTCACTCTCACCATTTTCTCCTCCTTTCTCATCACACTCCATTTCTCTTCTCCCTCCATTGCATCTTCCCAACGCGCCATTTGCTATCCCACCCCTTTCCCTTCCTTCTGCGAATCACAATCGCCGACCAACTACAACCACTCCGCCACCGTGTGCGACTACGGCCGGTTTTTCATCCGCCGTTCCCTCGAGACAACTCAAAACTTCATCTCTCTCGTCAACGCGTACCTCGGAAACCCGTACGCGTTGTTCCAGACCGACATCCGCGCACTGGGAGACTGCGGCTCTCTCCTCGACTTGAACGTGGATTTCTTGTCCGCCACGATTCAAAACACCGATTCCACCGATTACCTTCAAAGTTCCCAAGCAGAGGACATGCACACGTTGCTAAGTGCTGTTTTGACCAACCACCAAACGTGTTCGGACGGGATTCAATCGTCGGCTAGTTCGAGCATCCAAAGCGCGCTTCTAGGCCCGTTTGAAAACGGAACCATGCTATACAGCGTGTCTCTGGCGCTTTACAAGCAAGGTTGGGTCCCCGGCACGTCGAAAGGCCGGTGGCTAACAGAGAGAAATCCCCCGTTTTCCGCGATTGGTTCAGGCCGAAAGGCTGATGATCGCTCGCACCTGAAAATCCCGAGACGAAGCGAAGGAAACATTCGCGAGGCGACATCGATGAGGGGAAGGAAACTTCTCCAGCTTGGCGGGGGATATGTCCATGTGAACCAAATGGCGGTTGTGAGACAAGACGGGACCGGGGATTTCAGCACCATCGGGGACGCGGTGGCGGCCGCGCCAAACGGCACGGATGCCGGAGGCGGCTACTACGTGATTTACGTGGTGGCCGGAGTTTATCAAGAGTACGTTTCCGTTGGAAGCAGCCAGACGTACGTGATGATGATTGGGGATGGCATTGGCCAGACTGTTATCACTGGGAGTAGAAACGTTGCGGACGGATGGACCACGTTCAATTGTGCTACATTCG CTGTGGTTGGAACAGGATTTGTAGCAGTGGGCATAACGATCCAGAACACAGCAGGAGCAGCAAAATACCAAGCAGTAGCACTCCGAAACGGAGCCGATTTATCGACATTCTACAGCTGCAGCTTCGAAGGCTACCAGGACACCCTGTACACGCACTCCCTCAGGCAATTCTACAAGGAATGCGACATTTACGGCACTGTAGATTTCATCTTTGGAAACGCCGCGGTTGTTTTCCAAAACTGCAGCATCTATCCGCGGCTTCCAATGGCTGGCCAGTACAACACCATCACCGCGCAAGGCAGGACCGATGTGAATCAGAACACGGGCACTTCGATGCAGAATTGTAATATCGCCGCGGCACCCGACTTGGCTTCGAGCAGTGGCACGGTCCAGACGTTTTTGGGCCGGCCCTGGAAGGAGTATTCGAGGACGGTTTATATGTACTCTTTCATGGACAGTTTGATCGATCCAGCCGGTTGGAGTGTTTGGTCTGGCGATTACGCTCTCGATACATTGTTCTATGCAGAGTGTGATAATTACGGACCGGGGTCGGGCACGACGTCCAGGGTTAAATGGCCCGGTTATCATCTGATGGACCCGACAGATGCGTCTAATTTCACTGCTTCAAACTTCGTAGCGGGAGATGGGTGGTTGCCGTTCACCGGAGTCCCTTACACTGGGGGTTTAATGTGA
- the LOC131332852 gene encoding putative pectinesterase/pectinesterase inhibitor 22 — MVLFHFMSPSRAWNLPMALPSFLLVFILLPSIQVLSHPTFPNSQNQAMNPMILQTCDKIENQTFCLSRIQTMLENSDDGNPTSVLKAALEATLAEARQAIAMVTKFNSLSVSLREQVAIQDCKELLDFSVSELALSLAEMNKIRAVGPKDPRSQGNLKAWLSAALSNQDTCLEGFEGTDRRVERFIRGSLTEVTQLIGNVLILYSQLHTLPFKPPRNNTGNQESSDFPKWMTEGDKDLLVSSPNGMHVDAIVALDGTGHYRSITQAVYEAPSYSNRRYVIYIKKGVYRENIDMKKKKSFIMFVGDGIGETVVTGDRNFMQGWTTFRTATVAVSGKGFIARDMTFRNTARPENHQAVALRVDSDQSAFYRCSMEGHQDTLYIHSLRQFYRECSIYGTIDFIFGNGAAVLQSCKIYTLPPLPLQKVTITAQGRKDPHQSTGFSIQDSYVYATQPTYLGRPWKQYSRTVFMNTFMTGQVQPRGWLEWYGDFALGTLWYGEYRNYGPGASLSGRVKWPGYHMIPDASTASFFTVRQFIDGLSWLPATGIKFSAGLSN, encoded by the exons ATGGTTCTTTTCCATTTCATGTCCCCATCACGAGCCTGGAATTTGCCAATGGCATTGCCtagttttcttcttgttttcattCTCTTGCCTTCCATTCAAGTCCTCTCCCACCCAACATTTCCAAACAGCCAAAACCAAGCCATGAACCCCATGATTCTCCAAACTTGTGACAAGATCGAAAACCAAACGTTCTGTCTCTCCAGAATCCAAACCATGCTCGAAAACTCGGACGACGGTAACCCCACCTCGGTCCTGAAAGCCGCGCTGGAGGCCACACTGGCCGAGGCAAGGCAGGCCATTGCGATGGTCACGAAATTCAACAGCTTGTCGGTCAGCCTCCGCGAGCAAGTCGCCATTCAGGACTGCAAGGAGCTCCTGGACTTCTCGGTGTCCGAATTGGCCCTGTCCTTGGCCGAGATGAACAAGATCCGAGCTGTCGGCCCAAAAGACCCACGTTCACAAGGGAACTTGAAGGCGTGGCTGAGCGCCGCGCTCAGCAACCAGGACACGTGCCTGGAAGGGTTCGAAGGCACGGACAGGCGCGTGGAGAGATTTATCAGGGGAAGCCTAACAGAAGTAACACAACTCATTGGTAATGTCTTGATCTTATACAGTCAATTACATACTTTACCCTTCAAGCCACCAAGAAACAACACTGGAAACCAAGAGAGCTCGGATTTTCCCAAATGGATGACTGAGGGGGATAAAGATCTCCTTGTTTCTAGTCCCAACGGGATGCACGTGGACGCGATTGTGGCGTTGGATGGGACCGGGCACTACCGGTCGATTACGCAGGCGGTTTACGAAGCGCCGAGTTATAGTAACAGAAGGTATGTGATTTATATCAAGAAGGGAGTGTATAGGGAGAACATTGatatgaagaagaagaagagttttaTCATGTTTGTTGGGGATGGAATTGGTGAAACTGTGGTGACAGGGGACAGAAATTTCATGCAAGGTTGGACCACGTTCAGGACAGCTACGGTTG CTGTTTCTGGGAAGGGATTCATAGCAAGGGACATGACATTCCGAAACACGGCCAGACCCGAAAACCACCAGGCCGTCGCGCTCCGTGTCGACTCCGACCAATCGGCCTTCTACCGTTGTAGCATGGAAGGGCACCAGGACACGCTCTACATCCACTCTCTCCGCCAATTCTACCGCGAATGCTCCATCTACGGCACCATAGACTTCATATTCGGAAATGGCGCGGCGGTCCTCCAAAGTTGCAAGATTTACACATTACCCCCTCTCCCACTCCAAAAGGTCACAATCACAGCCCAAGGCAGAAAAGATCCTCACCAGAGCACTGGGTTCTCAATCCAAGACAGCTATGTATACGCGACCCAGCCCACTTacttgggccggccctggaaACAGTATTCCAGGACCGTTTTTATGAACACTTTCATGACTGGGCAGGTCCAGCCCAGAGGATGGCTAGAGTGGTATGGGGACTTTGCTCTTGGCACATTGTGGTATGGTGAGTATAGGAACTATGGCCCGGGTGCGTCGCTTTCCGGGCGGGTCAAGTGGCCAGGTTACCATATGATCCCAGATGCTTCCACGGCGAGTTTCTTCACCGTCAGGCAGTTCATTGACGGGTTGTCGTGGTTGCCCGCCACCGGTATCAAGTTCTCGGCTGGATTAAGCAATTAG
- the LOC131334039 gene encoding probable rRNA-processing protein EBP2 homolog, translating to MKNDEVENPDVEVSESEDEDVKLTEPSKTSIYNADGLLDKLDDIRWPQNVEWIHKLSLDINQEQKVDVNDDLARELAFYTQALEGTRQAFVKFQSMQLPFLRPPDYYAEMVKSDSHMVKVKGRLLAEKRKMEEADERRKARESKKIAKEVQAQKLKERAKNKKDEIESVKKWRKQRQQSGFARGDKDGDMGLSFEDGKSFEKSNKKRPGVAPFDRTGGKGGRGGAGKGKGGGAAGGKRKGRDVKDSKFGFGGRKGMEKQNTAETTNDFRSFNQGGSSGNKKRKR from the coding sequence ATGAAGAATGATGAGGTGGAGAATCCTGATGTGGAAGTTTCTGAATCAGAAGACGAAGATGTGAAGTTGACAGAACCTTCGAAAACCTCCATATACAACGCAGATGGTCTCCTAGATAAACTTGATGACATCAGGTGGCCTCAGAATGTGGAATGGATACACAAGCTTTCCCTTGACATCAATCAAGAGCAAAAGGTGGACGTGAATGATGACCTAGCACGTGAGCTTGCCTTTTACACCCAGGCACTGGAAGGCACAAGACAAGCCTTTGTGAAGTTCCAATCGATGCAGCTTCCTTTTCTCAGGCCACCCGACTATTACGCTGAGATGGTGAAAAGTGATTCTCACATGGTGAAAGTCAAGGGCAGGCTTTTGGCGGAGAAGAGAAAGATGGAAGAGGCAGACGAGAGAAGGAAGGCTAGAGAGTCCAAGAAAATAGCTAAAGAGGTTCAGGCTCAGAAGCTGAAAGAGAGGGCCAAGAATAAAAAGGATGAGATAGAGTCTGTCAAGAAATGGAGGAAGCAGAGGCAACAGAGTGGGTTTGCTAGAGGTGACAAAGATGGTGATATGGGTTTGAGCTTTGAAGATGGGAAATCGTTTGAGAAGTCTAATAAAAAGAGGCCGGGGGTGGCTCCTTTTGATCGCACTGGTGGGAAGGGAGGCAGAGGTGGTGCTGGCAAGGGGAAGGGAGGAGGAGCGGCAGGCGGAAAGAGGAAGGGTAGGGATGTCAAGGACTCCAAGTTCGGGTTTGGAGGAAGGAAAGGTATGGAGAAGCAAAATACTGCTGAGACTACGAATGATTTTCGAAGCTTCAACCAAGGTGGGTCCTCcggaaataaaaaaaggaagcgGTAA
- the LOC131334878 gene encoding deoxyribodipyrimidine photo-lyase, with amino-acid sequence MAQSNTTVQPGRIRVLKKGSRPLGHRGAAGPVVYWMFRDQRVRDNWALIHAVDEANKANVPVAVVFNLFDQFLGAKARQLGFMLRGLQQLHTCIQDTLHIPFFLFQGEAIETIPNFIEECGASLLVSDFSPLREVKCWKEEICKRVSDSVSVHEVDAHNVVPLWVASEKLEYSARTIRGKINKLLPEYMIDFPKLGPPIKKWASTNHVVDWENLITAVIRKGAEVPELEWCEPGEDAAMEVLMGNRNGFLTKRLKGYSSDRNNPLKPKALSGLSPYLHFGQISAQRCATEARRVRTLCPQAVDVFLEELIVRRELADNFCFYQPQYDSLKGAWEWARKTLMDHASDKREHIYTRGQLEKAQTADPLWNASQLEMVHCGKMHGFMRMYWAKKILEWTSGPEEALAISIYLNDKYEIDGRDPSGYVGCMWSICGVHDQGWRERLVFGKIRYMNYAGCKRKFDVDGYISYVKRLVGEIKKRKAVPLFNGKEKELRI; translated from the exons ATGGCGCAATCCAACACTACCGTCCAACCGGGCAGGATTAGGGTTCTGAAGAAAGGGTCTCGACCGTTGGGTCATCGAGGTGCGGCGGGACCGGTGGTGTACTGGATGTTTAGAGATCAACGGGTGAGGGACAACTGGGCGTTGATTCACGCCGTCGATGAGGCGAACAAGGCCAATGTCCCCGTAGCTGTGGTATTCAATCTTTTTGATCAGTTCTTGGGTGCCAAGGCCAGACAATTAGGGTTCATGTTGAGGGGTCTCCAGCAACTCCATACCTGTATCCAAGACACTCTTCACATTCCATTCTTCTTGTTTCAG GGAGAAGCTATAGAGACGATTCCCAATTTTATCGAAGAATGTGGTGCTTCACTCTTGGTTAGTGACTTCTCGCCATTACGAGAAGTTAAATGTTGGAAGGAGGAAATCTGCAAAAGGGTGAGTGATTCAGTGTCAGTTCATGAAGTTGATGCTCACAATGTAGTACCTCTTTGGGTAGCATCCGAGAAATTGGAGTACAGTGCTAGGACTATTAGGGGTAAGATTAATAAATTGCTTCCTGAGTACATGATTGATTTTCCTAAGCTGGGGCCACCAATTAAAAAGTGGGCTAGCACAAATCATGTGGTAGATTGGGAGAACCTCATTACAGCAGTCATAAG GAAAGGAGCAGAAGTTCCTGAACTTGAGTGGTGCGAACCAGGTGAAGATGCAGCAATGGAAGTCTTGATGGGAAATAGAAATGGATTCTTGACAAAGAGATTAAAGGGCTACTCTTCGGACAGGAATAACCCTTTGAAACCTAAAGCTCTTTCTGGTCTCTCTCCGTATTTGCATTTTGGGCAGATATCAGCGCAGCGGTGTGCTACAGAGGCACGTAGAGTCAGGACGCTTTGCCCTCAG GCGGTTGATGTATTCTTGGAGGAGCTGATCGTCCGAAGGGAACTTGCGGATAACTTTTGTTTTTACCAGCCTCAGTATGATTCTTTAAAAGGAGCATGGGAATGGGCACGTAAAACCTTGATGGACCATGCCTCTGATAAGCGAGAACATATTTACAC GAGAGGGCAATTGGAGAAGGCACAAACTGCTGATCCT CTATGGAATGCTTCTCAGTTGGAGATGGTTCATTGTGGAAAGATGCATGGCTTTATGAG GATGTACTGGGCAAAAAAGATTCTTGAATGGACAAGTGGGCCCGAAGAGGCCCTTGCAATATCAATATATCTTAATGACAAG TATGAAATAGACGGGAGGGATCCAAGTGGATATGTTGGTTGCATGTGGTCGATTTGCGGTGTGCATGATCAG GGTTGGCGAGAACGCCTGGTGTTTGGCAAAATACGCTACATGAACTATGCAGGCTGCAAGAGAAAATTTGATGTTGATGGATACATTTCTTATGTTAAGAGGCTAGTAGGTGAAATCAAGAAGAGAAAAGCCGTCCCCCTGTTcaatggaaaggaaaaagaacttCGCATTTAA
- the LOC131334877 gene encoding protein ALTERED PHOSPHATE STARVATION RESPONSE 1, with product MGCVASRIDKEERVRICKERKMLMKQIVGFRREFTESQLCYLRSLKNTGVTLRQFTESESLELENTRFGLALPPSPPPPLPPPPPPPPNFSPDMRKDKGKQRVEVAQEEIIEIDEDNSCTPPPPLASSTWDFWDPFAPSSPHCEKKSEIEEPIEEENWAETKSQFEEEEQEGVGNNSVNMLPEKPLNVELLDDNSSMVSWHTKDTASADMAMVVWRRKKTLAGIVKELDDYFLKASDGGKDIVILMDINSSDTLLRQNPKEMRGRYSSGKVFNAFSWSWSSKSLQCTRNAPEFCGPSEPCRPGAHSVTLEKLYAEDQRIYKDIKDEGVTKLEHEKKSLLLQKQEDEDRDWTKTEKTRSSVESLQSDIVCLKESISRSCSSISKLIDEELHPQLIAVTSGLMSMWRTIYECHQVQNHISQQLSHLMNQQCMDPSTNYHRHAASQLIAEVTSWYNSFHRLVKSQGEYVRTLCKWIKLTYCFVEDSQRSVSSSAVHTLCEEWQLALDRLPDKVASEAIKSFLSAIQSIVLQQEEELTLRKKTDKLEKKLQRELNSLSEMEMKVEGNFNLEDGNSLLTPKHPLTLKRAKVEALKKRVNEEKAKYLNSIRVTKAMTLNNLRTSLPHVFQALMGFSSAYTQSLEAILSCPEPVDCDAEFSPIR from the exons ATGGGTTGTGTTGCATCAAGAATTGACAAAGAAGAGAGGGTTAGGATTTGCAAGGAGAGGAagatgttaatgaaacaaatagtGGGGTTTAGAAGGGAGTTTACTGAATCCCAGTTGTGTTATTTGAGATCTCTGAAAAACACTGGAGTAACCCTTAGGCAGTTCACTGAATCTGAGTCACTGGAACTTGAAAATACCCGTTTTGGCCTAGCTTTGCCACCATCGCCGCCTCCCCCTTtgcctccccctcctcctccaccaccaaaTTTTAGCCCGGATATGAGGAAGGACAAGGGAAAACAAAGGGTGGAAGTTGCCCAAGAAGAAATCATAGAGATCGATGAGGACAATAGTTGCACGCCGCCGCCTCCGCTTGCTAGCTCCACATGGGATTTCTGGGACCCTTTTGCCCCTTCTTCACCACATTgtgaaaagaagagtgaaattgaAGAGCCAATTGAGGAGGAAAATTGGGCAGAGACTAAATCTCAATTTGAGGAAGAAGAACAGGAGGGTGTTGGAAATAATTCTGTAAACATGCTTCCTGAGAAGCCACTGAATGTGGAGTTGCTTGATGATAACTCATCAATGGTGAGCTGGCACACTAAAGACACTGCAAGTGCAGATATGGCCATGGTGGtctggaggaggaagaagaccTTGGCTGGTATTGTCAAGGAGTTAGATGATTATTTCCTGAAAGCATCAGATGGTGGCAAGGATATAGTGATTCTAATGGACATCAATTCAAGTGACACTTTACTTCGGCAGAATCCAAAAGAAATGA GGGGGAGGTACAGTTCTGGAAAGGTCTTTAATGCATTTTCGTGGAGTTGGTCATCTAAATCACTTCAATGTACAAGAAATGCTCCAGAGTTTTGTGGTCCAAGTGAACCATGCCGCCCAGGTGCTCATTCTGTCACACTCGAAAAACTATATGCTGAAGATCAAAGAATTTACAAGGACATCAAG GATGAAGGGGTCACTAAATTGGAGCATGAGAAGAAATCCTTGCTCCTGCAAAAGCAAGAGGATGAAGACCGAGACTGGACAAAGACAGAGAAAACTCGATCAAGTGTTGAGAGTTTGCAATCTGACATAGTATGTCTGAAAGAATCAATTAGTAGGTCGTGCTCATCCATATCGAAGCTTATAGATGAAGAGCTGCATCCCCAGCTTATTGCAGTAACTTCTGG GCTAATGAGTATGTGGAGAACAATCTACGAGTGCCACCAAGTTCAGAATCATATATCCCAGCAGTTGAGTCATCTCATGAATCAGCAGTGCATGGACCCCTCTACTAATTATCATCGTCATGCTGCATCTCAGCTAATAGCTGAGGTCACGTCTTGGTACAATAGCTTCCACAGACTTGTAAAATCTCAAGGAGAGTACGTAAGAACCCTCTGCAAGTGGATAAAACTCACCTACTGCTTTGTGGAGGACTCTCAGCGGAGTGTTAGCTCTTCTGCAGTGCATACTCTTTGTGAAGAATGGCAGTTGGCCCTTGACAGGCTCCCGGATAAG GTTGCATCAGAGGCAATTAAGAGCTTTCTCTCAGCAATCCAGTCCATAGTCTTGCAGCAGGAGGAAGAACTCACCCTGCGGAAAAAAACCGACAAGCTCGAGAAAAAGTTACAAAGGGAGTTAAACTCACTGTCTGAAATGGAGATGAAAGTCGAGGGGAACTTCAATCTTGAAGATGGAAATTCCCTTTTGACACCTAAGCATCCTTTAACACTCAAGCGCGCTAAAGTCGAGGCATTGAAAAAGCGAGTGAATGAAGAAAAGGCCAAGTATCTGAACTCGATCCGGGTGACTAAAGCCATGACTCTGAACAACCTACGAACGAGTCTACCCCATGTGTTCCAGGCATTGATGGGTTTTTCAAGCGCATACACACAGAGTTTGGAGGCCATTCTTAGCTGCCCTGAGCCAGTAGATTGTGATGCAGAATTCAGCCCAATAAGGTGA